One Roseimaritima multifibrata DNA window includes the following coding sequences:
- a CDS encoding metallophosphoesterase family protein, with the protein MPLHMIPPTRRRFLQTALVGGAALFATQSALAADSKDNDEWWAFLSDPHIDADPKRGARGIVMLDCLNQIIDEVLAQPTLPAGVIINGDCAFSRGLVGDYKTLSSALQRLVDADVPIHMTMGNHDDRQPFYEAFAEQQIDNPLVDGKHVSILATPTTNLFLIDSLLEVNKVTGEIGQMQLDWLAKSLDAHADKPAIVIGHHYLQFPPKGAQGAISGLKDSQQLVDLFNARPHVQAFVFGHSHHWKVSETEEHLHLVNLPPCSYVFNPAHPHGWVKVKLDSEQLALELRTLDDSHPQQGEQHALSYALAAKAK; encoded by the coding sequence ATGCCACTGCACATGATTCCTCCTACACGTCGACGGTTCCTGCAAACGGCACTCGTTGGGGGGGCAGCGTTGTTTGCGACGCAGTCCGCCCTTGCTGCGGATTCTAAAGACAATGACGAGTGGTGGGCGTTTCTGTCGGATCCTCATATTGACGCGGATCCGAAACGGGGCGCCCGCGGTATCGTGATGTTGGATTGCCTGAACCAGATTATTGATGAGGTGTTGGCTCAGCCAACACTTCCGGCGGGTGTCATTATTAACGGCGACTGTGCCTTTTCTCGAGGTCTTGTGGGGGACTACAAGACCTTAAGCAGTGCGCTGCAACGTCTGGTCGACGCCGACGTGCCGATCCATATGACGATGGGGAACCATGATGATCGTCAACCATTCTATGAAGCGTTTGCAGAACAGCAGATTGATAATCCATTGGTGGACGGAAAGCATGTCAGCATCCTTGCGACGCCGACGACGAATCTGTTTTTGATCGATTCACTTTTGGAAGTAAACAAAGTAACCGGCGAGATCGGTCAAATGCAGTTGGATTGGCTTGCCAAATCGCTCGACGCCCACGCGGATAAACCGGCGATTGTGATCGGGCACCACTATCTGCAGTTTCCACCTAAGGGGGCACAGGGAGCGATTAGCGGGTTAAAGGATTCTCAGCAACTAGTCGACCTGTTTAACGCTCGCCCGCACGTGCAGGCCTTCGTTTTTGGGCATTCCCATCACTGGAAAGTCAGCGAAACGGAGGAGCACCTTCATTTGGTGAATCTTCCGCCATGCTCGTATGTCTTTAATCCTGCACACCCCCATGGTTGGGTGAAAGTCAAACTGGATTCAGAACAATTGGCGTTGGAACTTCGCACCCTTGACGACTCGCATCCGCAGCAGGGCGAGCAACATGCACTGAGTTATGCTTTGGCGGCCAAGGCGAAGTAA
- a CDS encoding CocE/NonD family hydrolase, translating to MSVVRRWLFATTVLMLFVASGSLTFADDFVVEKNVMVPMRDGVRLATDIYRPAKDGVASEEALPVILSRLPYNKDGQAKSAKYYATHGYVFVAQDTRGRYKSEGVWHMLSDDGPDGVDCAAWIGKQPWSDGKIGMIGTSYYGGTQHSMALAGAPELATVIPVDAMSNMGSQSLRNAGAFELRFWNWIFINAGRGSRASKDAGTAEVLSEMSDQRFSYLDHLPTRRGMTPLRLSPEYEDWLVSAMEHGPDDEFWSAVNVVEDAENYKDIPVYLVSGWYDSWGGNNTANFMALNRSLKGPVYMIMGPWIHGQQAAYSHGQVTFGKEAAIADQLAWRKEWYDHWLKGTDNSVGKADPFKTPVRIFVMGTGDGGKDGKGRLQHGGYWRNENEWPLARTEYTDFYLGADGQLSKEKPKAEESITQYQFDPSDPVPTIGGNISSGDNILLQGGWNQKGGPHIWNFLKPIPLSARSDVLVFQSEPLEEDLEVTGEIEVRLFASSSAVDTDFTAKLIDVYPPSADWPGGFDLNIGDGIVRGRFRESLKEEVLMTPGETYEFTIKLYPTSNVFKKGHRIRVDISSSNFPRFDVNPNTGEPLNRQRMFKVADQTIYHDATRPSRIVLPVIPKP from the coding sequence ATGTCCGTAGTCAGGCGATGGCTATTTGCCACAACGGTTTTAATGCTGTTTGTGGCGAGCGGCAGTTTGACTTTCGCCGACGATTTTGTCGTTGAGAAAAATGTGATGGTGCCGATGCGCGATGGGGTCCGTTTGGCGACCGACATCTATCGCCCGGCCAAAGATGGTGTGGCGAGCGAAGAAGCGTTGCCGGTCATTTTGTCACGTTTGCCTTACAACAAAGACGGACAGGCAAAATCAGCCAAATATTACGCCACGCACGGCTATGTGTTCGTCGCCCAAGACACTCGCGGTCGATATAAATCCGAAGGCGTTTGGCACATGCTTAGCGATGACGGTCCCGACGGAGTGGATTGTGCCGCTTGGATTGGCAAACAGCCATGGTCCGATGGCAAGATTGGGATGATCGGCACGTCGTATTATGGGGGCACTCAGCATTCGATGGCCTTGGCGGGGGCACCTGAACTGGCGACCGTGATTCCTGTGGATGCAATGTCGAACATGGGCAGCCAGAGTCTTCGCAATGCAGGGGCTTTTGAGCTGCGATTTTGGAACTGGATTTTCATTAATGCGGGACGAGGCAGTCGCGCATCGAAGGATGCGGGAACGGCCGAGGTGCTTTCGGAAATGTCCGATCAGCGATTTTCGTATTTGGACCACCTGCCGACGCGGCGAGGAATGACGCCTCTTCGGCTGTCACCAGAGTATGAAGATTGGCTGGTTTCCGCGATGGAACATGGTCCCGATGATGAGTTTTGGTCGGCAGTCAATGTCGTCGAAGACGCGGAGAACTATAAAGACATTCCCGTCTACTTAGTCTCCGGTTGGTACGACTCTTGGGGTGGGAACAACACCGCAAACTTCATGGCGTTGAATCGTTCGCTCAAGGGGCCGGTCTATATGATCATGGGACCATGGATCCATGGGCAGCAAGCCGCTTACTCTCATGGTCAAGTTACTTTCGGCAAAGAAGCTGCGATCGCGGACCAATTGGCTTGGCGAAAAGAATGGTACGACCATTGGCTAAAAGGGACGGACAATTCCGTTGGCAAAGCGGATCCGTTCAAGACGCCTGTGCGCATCTTTGTGATGGGAACCGGGGATGGAGGCAAAGATGGTAAAGGGCGGTTGCAACATGGCGGATATTGGCGAAACGAAAACGAGTGGCCGCTGGCGAGAACCGAGTACACCGATTTCTATCTGGGAGCCGATGGTCAGCTGTCGAAAGAGAAGCCGAAAGCAGAGGAATCGATCACTCAGTACCAATTTGATCCCTCGGACCCTGTCCCAACCATCGGGGGCAATATCTCCTCGGGGGATAATATCCTGCTTCAGGGTGGCTGGAATCAGAAAGGTGGTCCGCATATTTGGAATTTCCTAAAGCCAATACCGCTTTCGGCACGTAGCGACGTATTGGTGTTTCAGTCCGAACCGTTAGAAGAGGATCTGGAAGTAACCGGTGAAATCGAGGTGCGATTGTTCGCGTCAAGTTCCGCAGTGGACACCGACTTCACCGCGAAGCTGATTGACGTCTATCCACCGTCCGCAGACTGGCCGGGTGGATTTGATCTGAATATCGGAGACGGAATCGTTCGTGGCCGATTCCGTGAATCGCTTAAAGAAGAGGTTCTGATGACTCCGGGTGAAACGTATGAATTCACGATCAAACTCTATCCGACCTCGAACGTGTTTAAGAAAGGTCATCGAATTCGAGTCGACATTTCCAGTTCCAACTTCCCACGGTTTGATGTCAATCCAAACACAGGGGAACCACTAAACCGTCAGCGAATGTTCAAAGTCGCGGACCAGACCATTTATCATGATGCGACTCGGCCCAGCCGAATCGTGTTGCCGGTTATTCCTAAACCGTAA
- a CDS encoding PVC-type heme-binding CxxCH protein, with protein sequence MQPKALATRCSRYLACIAACLATSLTNRPDTLEAAEERLPEIQILQPGVRMTMVAEHPDIATPTGVDVDQKGRVWAVACHTHMPPEDYQGPKFDEILVFDPDGERHVFYNKTEQTMDLELGNDGWVYLSERDRILRVKDTDGDGVGDTEQTLVELDSEAVYPHNALSGLAWDPNGDLVFGLGENFAKPWTMTARDGSAIQGIDRGGVFRVSADGGGLHKIAEGLWNPFGVTVRSDGEIFVAENDPGEHPPCKVLHIVQDGDYGYRRKYGGATPHPFVCWNGEMRGTLPMIHPSGEAPCGVVPLGRGLLMPSWGDHRIDFFPLQQQGASFTAKQVTLVHGSRYFRPTCIAQDRHRKDDGVLVFYLTDWVDGRYPVHGFGRLWKMEIDVAKAGWIGPLDIPPPTAAATLAANLRTGKTDHKQSERFELSRSDDPFVASAALSSLRPLAENWEPAEFAKWPATDRVQAVQALRLAKVNPKPWIDALLRDDNPGVQFETLRWLADEDLRDFLPAVESLLTESNLSYEVFEAAIAAQTALSGTPEIGLRNPELLLAKINDESSSPEIQAYALRLLPVRSTTPAKDKTSPNASLPKGLTVDRLQQLMTLKAPDVSLEVVRIYGVNPAAFSSQLAEIAADDSAATALRSEAVLGLAAIAESHLPLLLALAQNKENSLREEALRALRGVDLTASEKLTLQSVGDSFPESAPLATAVLDPTSLTEGRHPLEDTKAWSKRLAAIETPVDIAAGERIFHHPKIAQCANCHRANGRGNVGGPNLSHVGGRNEADWLLGAILQPNRDIAPQFMPRVILLKDGTVHVGIRLRSYTFEQIRDAQGRNHTFNRDDVESIEDLTTSFMPTGLPLTMTDREMRDLMAFLENNK encoded by the coding sequence ATGCAGCCGAAAGCTCTCGCAACACGATGCTCCCGCTACCTTGCGTGCATTGCAGCCTGCCTTGCCACATCACTTACGAATCGACCGGACACACTGGAGGCAGCAGAGGAACGCCTCCCAGAAATCCAAATCTTACAACCGGGCGTTCGCATGACGATGGTTGCAGAGCATCCGGACATCGCGACACCAACCGGAGTCGATGTCGATCAAAAGGGTCGGGTCTGGGCGGTTGCATGCCACACCCACATGCCGCCAGAGGACTACCAGGGACCTAAGTTTGATGAAATCCTTGTCTTCGATCCAGATGGCGAACGACATGTTTTTTACAATAAAACCGAACAGACCATGGACCTGGAACTTGGAAACGACGGTTGGGTCTATCTGTCCGAACGCGATCGTATTTTGCGGGTGAAAGACACCGACGGCGACGGTGTTGGTGACACCGAACAGACCCTGGTGGAACTGGACTCCGAGGCGGTCTATCCACACAACGCATTATCGGGGCTTGCTTGGGATCCTAATGGCGACTTGGTTTTTGGCCTGGGTGAGAATTTTGCCAAACCGTGGACCATGACCGCACGGGACGGTTCGGCGATCCAAGGGATCGACCGTGGCGGCGTTTTTCGCGTCTCCGCCGACGGAGGAGGACTTCATAAAATCGCTGAAGGACTGTGGAATCCCTTTGGCGTAACGGTCCGCAGCGACGGCGAAATTTTTGTAGCGGAGAACGATCCCGGCGAGCACCCACCCTGCAAAGTCCTGCATATCGTTCAGGACGGCGATTATGGTTACCGCCGAAAATACGGCGGGGCGACGCCGCATCCGTTTGTCTGCTGGAACGGCGAAATGCGAGGCACTTTGCCGATGATCCATCCTTCCGGGGAAGCCCCCTGTGGCGTTGTGCCACTGGGACGGGGATTGTTGATGCCTTCCTGGGGCGATCACCGCATCGACTTTTTCCCTCTTCAGCAACAAGGGGCTAGCTTCACCGCTAAGCAGGTGACTCTCGTACACGGATCTCGTTACTTTCGCCCAACGTGCATCGCTCAAGATCGGCACAGGAAAGATGACGGCGTGTTGGTTTTCTACCTCACCGACTGGGTCGATGGGCGGTACCCGGTACACGGTTTTGGTCGGCTTTGGAAAATGGAGATCGATGTAGCGAAAGCCGGATGGATCGGACCACTTGATATACCGCCGCCGACCGCCGCAGCGACGTTGGCTGCGAACTTGCGGACAGGTAAGACCGACCACAAACAATCCGAGCGGTTCGAGTTAAGCCGCAGCGATGATCCGTTCGTTGCCAGTGCAGCGCTCTCTTCATTGCGTCCGCTTGCCGAAAACTGGGAACCTGCCGAATTCGCCAAATGGCCGGCGACCGACAGGGTGCAGGCGGTTCAAGCACTCCGTCTAGCAAAAGTGAATCCCAAGCCATGGATTGACGCGTTATTGCGGGACGACAACCCAGGCGTCCAATTCGAAACGCTCCGCTGGCTTGCCGACGAGGATTTACGGGATTTCCTCCCCGCAGTCGAATCGCTATTAACTGAAAGCAATCTTAGCTACGAAGTCTTCGAGGCCGCGATCGCTGCCCAAACCGCATTGAGCGGAACCCCAGAGATCGGGCTTCGCAATCCTGAATTGCTACTCGCAAAGATCAACGACGAGTCAAGTTCACCAGAGATCCAAGCCTACGCCCTGCGTCTACTGCCAGTCCGTTCGACGACTCCCGCCAAGGACAAGACTTCGCCAAACGCAAGTCTTCCCAAGGGACTGACCGTCGATCGACTGCAACAACTAATGACATTGAAGGCCCCCGACGTTTCACTGGAGGTTGTACGAATCTACGGTGTCAATCCTGCAGCATTTAGTAGCCAGCTTGCCGAAATTGCTGCGGATGATTCCGCAGCGACGGCGCTTCGATCCGAAGCCGTATTAGGCCTTGCCGCCATCGCGGAATCCCACCTACCGCTGCTACTGGCATTAGCGCAGAACAAAGAAAATAGCCTTCGCGAAGAGGCCCTGCGAGCGCTCCGTGGGGTCGACTTGACCGCATCCGAAAAATTGACGTTACAATCCGTTGGCGACAGCTTTCCTGAATCGGCGCCCCTTGCCACAGCCGTTCTCGATCCGACATCGTTGACCGAAGGCCGGCATCCGCTGGAGGATACCAAAGCGTGGTCAAAACGGTTAGCAGCGATCGAAACGCCCGTCGACATTGCTGCGGGGGAGCGGATTTTTCACCACCCTAAAATCGCGCAGTGTGCCAACTGCCATCGTGCAAACGGTAGAGGCAATGTCGGTGGCCCCAACCTCAGCCACGTCGGCGGCCGCAACGAGGCGGATTGGCTACTGGGCGCGATCCTACAACCCAATCGAGACATCGCACCGCAGTTCATGCCACGCGTGATCCTTCTCAAAGATGGCACCGTGCATGTCGGTATCCGCCTGCGTTCTTACACCTTCGAACAGATTCGTGACGCTCAGGGAAGAAACCATACTTTCAATCGTGACGACGTCGAATCGATCGAAGACCTAACGACATCGTTCATGCCCACGGGCCTGCCACTGACCATGACCGACCGCGAAATGCGAGATCTGATGGCTTTCCTTGAAAACAACAAGTGA
- a CDS encoding carbon-nitrogen hydrolase family protein: protein MKHVFILTLGWLLLSTVVRAGDNGPDGWTTEAPRAEIRPDFSWNESEKSLDSSLTIRADNRKGLMGSWTRTIPVEGKQHYHFTVDRQTEGITLPRRAAIARIIWLNKAGKKTTHAEPSFLSYRPGERPLAEPEFPKVVSTDGQWDRLEGFYLAPPEATQAKIELHFRWGEPHSSVRWRNAKLEACEAPDPRIVRLATIHYRPESGKTPKEKREQFAPLIADAARMKADLIVLPETLTSFKSGGRPADAAEPIPGPSTDYFAKLAKQHDTYIVAGLVERDGHLIYNVAVLIGPDGNIVGNYRKVTLPRGEIEKGITPGEEYPVFETRFGKVGMMVCYDGFFPEVARELSNRGAEVIAWPVWGCNPMLASARACENHIFLVSSTYTDISADWMQSAIYGRDGTTIEHATEWGSVVIAEVDLNKPALWQSLGDFQAQIEAHRPAVDPVP from the coding sequence ATGAAACATGTTTTCATTCTTACTCTTGGATGGCTCCTCTTATCGACCGTGGTTCGCGCGGGTGACAACGGCCCAGATGGCTGGACGACGGAGGCGCCTCGTGCTGAAATCCGACCTGATTTCAGCTGGAATGAATCCGAAAAATCGCTAGATAGTTCGCTGACCATTCGTGCTGATAACCGCAAAGGGTTGATGGGTTCGTGGACTCGCACCATTCCGGTCGAAGGCAAGCAACATTATCACTTCACTGTTGATCGTCAGACCGAAGGAATCACGCTGCCTCGTCGAGCTGCGATTGCTCGTATTATTTGGCTAAACAAGGCTGGCAAGAAGACGACGCATGCCGAACCGAGCTTCCTCTCCTATCGGCCAGGCGAACGTCCTCTAGCCGAACCGGAATTTCCCAAAGTTGTGTCTACAGACGGCCAATGGGATCGTCTGGAAGGTTTTTATCTCGCCCCACCCGAGGCGACTCAGGCGAAAATCGAACTCCATTTCCGCTGGGGAGAACCGCATTCGTCGGTCCGCTGGCGCAATGCCAAATTGGAGGCTTGCGAAGCGCCCGATCCACGGATCGTCCGTCTGGCCACCATCCATTACCGTCCCGAATCGGGCAAGACACCAAAAGAAAAACGAGAACAATTTGCGCCGTTGATTGCCGATGCCGCGCGAATGAAAGCGGACCTTATCGTGTTGCCAGAAACGTTGACATCCTTTAAGTCAGGCGGCAGGCCCGCCGATGCTGCCGAACCGATTCCCGGTCCCTCGACCGACTACTTCGCAAAGCTTGCCAAGCAACACGACACCTACATCGTGGCTGGATTGGTCGAGCGCGACGGCCACTTGATCTACAACGTCGCTGTGCTGATCGGCCCCGATGGAAATATCGTGGGCAATTATCGCAAGGTCACGCTGCCACGTGGGGAAATCGAAAAAGGCATTACGCCTGGAGAAGAGTACCCCGTATTTGAAACTCGGTTCGGTAAAGTTGGCATGATGGTTTGCTACGACGGATTTTTTCCCGAAGTAGCTCGCGAGCTTTCTAATCGTGGTGCTGAAGTGATCGCATGGCCCGTGTGGGGATGCAATCCAATGTTGGCGTCGGCACGAGCCTGTGAGAACCATATTTTCCTGGTTAGTAGCACCTACACAGACATCAGTGCGGATTGGATGCAGTCTGCAATCTACGGACGCGATGGAACAACAATCGAACATGCAACCGAGTGGGGGAGCGTGGTAATCGCCGAGGTTGACCTGAACAAGCCCGCGCTGTGGCAAAGCCTAGGCGATTTCCAAGCTCAAATCGAAGCTCACCGTCCGGCTGTCGATCCCGTACCGTAA
- a CDS encoding neutral/alkaline non-lysosomal ceramidase N-terminal domain-containing protein → MVTSRASSRKWLEEGILQHQTLAHRALLAVVLAVMLIGGRPCAAEELPIAEKAEWHVGVASAKITPEQRLHMAGYAARKEPAEGTQQELFAKAMAIEDQAGTRVVFVTLDLIGVREELQSRVAEQVEKQFKLPASMLLMNASHTHSGPAYEREDAQGYLNSLVDTLVDLVGRSLAERQPAELSYSFASCSVAMNRRTPSQHGFLNHPNPNGPTDHTVPVLSVRNPDDDSLRAILFGYACHNTTLGLLRWQGDYAGYAQEFLERDHPGVTAMFMMGCGGDQNPYPRRELKYVELHGQSLATAVEAALESDQKTPRHQRPIHGNLSVVNETVDLEYTTAGREDFAYPIQVIRFGDDLMLIALGSEVVVDYALRLKSELAKPDGPAIWVAGYSNAYNGYIPSKRVLKEGGYEALSRPWKLTLEERIVDKVHELVGQLPPPETNDASR, encoded by the coding sequence GTGGTTACTAGCAGAGCGTCCAGCAGAAAATGGTTAGAAGAAGGAATTCTCCAGCACCAAACTCTTGCACACCGTGCGCTGCTGGCGGTGGTCTTGGCGGTAATGCTGATCGGCGGACGCCCCTGTGCAGCTGAAGAACTGCCGATTGCGGAGAAAGCAGAATGGCATGTTGGCGTCGCTTCCGCAAAGATTACTCCCGAGCAAAGATTGCATATGGCGGGCTATGCAGCACGCAAAGAACCTGCCGAAGGGACGCAACAGGAACTTTTTGCCAAGGCAATGGCGATTGAGGACCAAGCAGGCACGCGAGTTGTCTTCGTAACGCTTGACCTAATCGGTGTCCGCGAAGAACTGCAATCCCGAGTCGCCGAACAGGTTGAGAAGCAATTCAAGTTACCCGCCAGCATGCTGTTGATGAACGCCTCGCATACTCACAGCGGCCCAGCCTATGAGCGTGAAGACGCACAGGGCTATTTGAATTCACTCGTAGACACACTGGTCGATTTGGTTGGCCGGTCGCTTGCAGAACGACAGCCAGCAGAACTCTCCTATAGTTTCGCAAGTTGCAGTGTGGCCATGAATCGGCGCACCCCCTCCCAGCATGGCTTTCTCAATCACCCGAACCCGAACGGACCGACCGATCACACGGTTCCCGTCTTGAGTGTTCGCAATCCCGATGACGACTCCCTCCGTGCGATCCTATTTGGTTATGCCTGCCACAACACGACCTTAGGCCTTCTGCGATGGCAAGGCGATTACGCTGGATACGCCCAAGAGTTTTTGGAACGCGATCATCCCGGCGTTACCGCAATGTTCATGATGGGTTGTGGAGGCGATCAGAATCCATACCCACGTCGCGAATTAAAGTACGTCGAACTTCACGGTCAATCACTGGCGACGGCCGTCGAGGCAGCCTTAGAAAGCGATCAAAAAACGCCACGGCACCAACGTCCCATTCACGGAAACTTGAGCGTAGTCAATGAGACCGTCGACCTAGAGTACACCACCGCCGGACGCGAGGACTTCGCTTATCCAATCCAGGTGATCCGCTTTGGCGATGATCTGATGTTGATTGCGTTGGGATCCGAAGTCGTTGTCGACTACGCCCTGCGATTGAAAAGCGAATTAGCCAAACCTGATGGACCGGCTATCTGGGTTGCAGGATACTCGAACGCTTACAACGGGTACATTCCCAGTAAACGAGTCTTGAAAGAAGGCGGGTATGAAGCACTCAGCCGCCCCTGGAAACTAACTTTAGAGGAACGGATCGTCGACAAAGTTCATGAATTGGTCGGACAATTGCCACCCCCCGAAACGAACGATGCAAGCCGTTAG
- a CDS encoding neutral/alkaline non-lysosomal ceramidase N-terminal domain-containing protein — protein sequence MISLVCVLGGPSQVSAEESKPVFRAGAATSNITPPLGELIVGGWRPIPATNVHDELHARCLVLDDGKNQLAIVLCDNVGIPVEVYDLAKRQVYEATGIPASHVLTAATHTHSATTARGPLKTLPETELTEYQKFVAHRISDGIRRAQAQLEPARIGWGSIEEPSELFNRRWFVNDASLLKNPFGGIDRVRMNPPRGSAQLDRPAGPTDPEISFISLQSMEGRPIALLANYSLHYVGGVRSGDVSADYFGYFAKFIGEKFGASDQSPPFVGILSNGTSGDVNNINFPAKTTKKYQPYEKMQEVAEKVASRVFEAHQTIEFHDWVPLAAEQSNLTLKTRQPTPEMLAHFAKVPVSDDSDPTRRRSREEIYADRIAKIQKSPKQVQIQLQSFRIGDLGIAAIPFEVFTETGLEIKDLSPFDSTFTIELANGSYGYLPTPEQHRLGGYETWLGSNYVEKESTTKIVARLLEMFNKLHQESPSE from the coding sequence ATGATCAGTTTGGTATGCGTGCTTGGCGGTCCAAGTCAAGTTTCTGCGGAGGAGTCCAAACCGGTTTTCCGAGCGGGAGCCGCGACAAGCAATATCACGCCACCGCTGGGGGAGTTGATCGTCGGTGGTTGGCGCCCAATTCCAGCCACAAACGTTCACGACGAGCTCCATGCACGCTGTCTGGTGCTGGACGACGGCAAAAATCAACTGGCCATCGTGTTGTGTGACAACGTTGGCATCCCCGTTGAAGTTTACGATCTTGCCAAACGCCAAGTCTACGAAGCGACGGGCATCCCCGCGTCCCATGTGTTGACGGCAGCCACCCACACCCATTCAGCGACCACAGCTCGAGGTCCTCTTAAAACACTGCCGGAAACGGAGCTGACCGAATACCAAAAGTTCGTTGCCCATCGGATCTCTGACGGCATCCGTAGAGCCCAGGCTCAATTGGAACCGGCACGGATCGGTTGGGGATCGATCGAAGAACCCTCGGAACTATTTAATCGTCGTTGGTTTGTTAACGATGCCAGTTTGCTGAAAAATCCTTTTGGCGGCATCGATCGAGTCAGGATGAATCCGCCTCGCGGGAGTGCCCAACTAGACCGTCCCGCAGGTCCGACCGATCCCGAGATTAGTTTCATTTCCTTGCAAAGCATGGAAGGGCGACCGATTGCCTTGTTGGCTAATTATTCGTTGCACTACGTGGGTGGTGTTCGATCTGGAGACGTTTCAGCCGACTACTTTGGATACTTCGCAAAATTCATCGGAGAAAAGTTTGGCGCCAGCGACCAATCGCCGCCGTTTGTCGGCATTCTCTCCAATGGGACCAGTGGAGATGTGAACAACATCAACTTCCCTGCAAAGACGACGAAAAAATACCAGCCGTATGAAAAAATGCAGGAAGTGGCGGAAAAGGTGGCCAGTCGCGTGTTTGAGGCTCATCAGACCATCGAGTTTCATGATTGGGTTCCATTGGCAGCCGAACAATCCAATCTGACGCTAAAGACCCGGCAGCCCACACCGGAAATGCTCGCTCATTTCGCCAAGGTACCTGTTAGTGATGACAGCGATCCGACACGTCGTCGCAGCCGCGAAGAAATCTATGCGGACCGAATTGCAAAGATTCAGAAGTCTCCTAAACAGGTTCAGATTCAACTGCAATCGTTCCGTATCGGTGACTTGGGAATCGCAGCGATTCCGTTTGAAGTGTTCACCGAAACGGGCTTGGAAATTAAAGACCTAAGCCCGTTTGACAGTACTTTTACGATTGAACTTGCCAACGGTTCATACGGTTATCTGCCGACCCCCGAACAACATCGTTTGGGCGGCTACGAAACCTGGCTTGGCAGCAACTATGTGGAAAAGGAATCGACCACAAAGATCGTCGCCAGGTTGCTAGAAATGTTTAACAAGCTGCATCAAGAGAGTCCAAGCGAATAG